In one Elusimicrobiota bacterium genomic region, the following are encoded:
- a CDS encoding DUF177 domain-containing protein, which produces MFKIDINLLKEQKWVEVDYTESKSSVFFKSIKEFVLADDVKIDGRVILDDNVGARFVSKLNTALLSECSRCLNKYNEFIETRIDVELDYRELEKNGVDIQQEILSTVLLVMPMKPLCKPSCRGLCISCGCNLNTERCKCSEKIKVDTRLEKLSELLKKMEKQNGKS; this is translated from the coding sequence AGTTGATTATACCGAAAGCAAGAGTTCGGTGTTCTTTAAAAGTATTAAGGAGTTTGTCCTTGCGGATGATGTTAAAATAGATGGCAGGGTTATACTTGATGATAATGTAGGAGCAAGGTTCGTTTCTAAACTTAATACCGCGTTGTTGTCGGAATGCAGCCGTTGTCTTAATAAATACAATGAATTTATTGAGACACGTATAGACGTGGAGCTTGATTACCGAGAGCTTGAAAAAAACGGGGTTGATATCCAACAGGAAATATTGAGTACAGTATTGTTAGTTATGCCGATGAAACCGTTGTGCAAACCCTCCTGCAGGGGGTTGTGTATATCGTGCGGATGTAATCTTAATACGGAACGGTGTAAGTGTTCAGAGAAAATAAAGGTGGATACTAGGCTGGAGAAGTTATCGGAATTATTGAAGAAAATGGAGAAACAAAATGGCAAATCCTAA
- the rpmF gene encoding 50S ribosomal protein L32, translating into MANPKKRHTSAKRDRRRSQWKIVVQSGSKCPKCNAPKMPHCVCPSCGFYKEELVVPKKEKKKNEDSKEQQQHPPEAEK; encoded by the coding sequence ATGGCAAATCCTAAAAAGCGTCACACTTCGGCTAAGCGTGACAGAAGAAGGTCACAGTGGAAAATTGTAGTGCAGTCAGGGAGTAAATGCCCGAAATGTAATGCGCCGAAGATGCCGCATTGCGTATGTCCTTCATGCGGGTTTTACAAAGAGGAATTGGTTGTTCCAAAGAAGGAAAAGAAAAAAAATGAAGATAGTAAGGAACAGCAGCAACATCCTCCGGAAGCAGAAAAGTAA
- the plsX gene encoding phosphate acyltransferase PlsX: MKIAVDAMGGDHAPQAIVKGVVQAAEKFGQHTFILVGDETKVEAELNANGYNGNKIEVRNATQVIGMDEHPGRACRQKRDSSIMVATKLVAEGVAQAVVSAGSSGAQLASALIYLHRLPGISRPAIISPMPTKEGGFSIVLDVGANVDCKPKYLLEFAIMGSMYLKCVYNRESPKVGLLSIGEEDAKGNELTLATFELLKNSKLNFVGNIEGYDILKGKADIIVCDGFVGNVVLKLSEGLAEFLFSFIKSKIVEHPIRAAFAALTLNKVFKDIKKLIDFDEYGGMPLLGINGTSIVCHGKSTPKAIVNAINVAAEFTSKGVNEQIVKLVQQVETKEMQKQQETDEEYEK; encoded by the coding sequence ATGAAAATCGCAGTTGATGCAATGGGCGGTGATCATGCGCCTCAAGCGATTGTAAAAGGTGTTGTACAGGCTGCAGAGAAGTTCGGGCAGCATACATTTATCCTTGTTGGCGATGAAACTAAGGTTGAGGCTGAGCTCAATGCAAACGGGTATAACGGTAATAAAATAGAAGTACGGAATGCTACACAGGTTATCGGGATGGATGAACACCCGGGACGTGCGTGCAGGCAAAAACGTGACTCGTCTATTATGGTTGCTACAAAACTTGTTGCGGAAGGTGTCGCACAGGCGGTTGTTTCAGCGGGAAGTTCCGGTGCGCAGTTAGCTTCAGCGTTAATATACCTGCATCGTTTACCCGGAATAAGCAGGCCGGCAATTATTTCTCCGATGCCTACTAAAGAAGGCGGGTTTAGTATAGTCCTTGACGTAGGAGCTAATGTTGATTGCAAACCTAAGTATTTACTTGAGTTCGCGATTATGGGTTCTATGTACCTGAAATGCGTTTATAATCGTGAATCACCGAAAGTTGGGTTGTTGTCAATCGGTGAAGAAGATGCTAAGGGTAATGAGTTGACCTTGGCGACATTTGAGTTATTAAAAAACTCGAAGTTGAATTTTGTTGGTAATATCGAAGGGTACGATATTCTTAAGGGGAAGGCTGATATTATTGTATGCGATGGTTTTGTTGGTAATGTGGTGCTGAAGCTTTCGGAAGGGTTAGCTGAGTTTTTGTTTAGTTTTATTAAATCAAAAATTGTTGAACATCCTATCCGTGCAGCATTCGCGGCATTGACACTCAACAAGGTTTTTAAGGATATTAAAAAACTTATTGATTTTGATGAATACGGCGGTATGCCGTTGCTGGGAATTAACGGTACTTCTATTGTTTGTCACGGGAAAAGTACGCCGAAAGCGATTGTTAATGCTATTAACGTTGCTGCTGAGTTTACATCAAAAGGTGTAAATGAGCAGATAGTAAAACTTGTACAGCAAGTAG